GGGATCTGTATGTGCATATTGTTAACATTTTATAAGCATGTTTAATCAGGTGAAGTTTCTGGTATTGTGATACAATGAGATGCCCTAGAGCCCTTTTCATAGAAACATTTCTAGTTTAAATTACAATATCTAGTAAATGTTGGCCATCCAAAATCTTTTGTTTATTTGGTTATATTATTCAATGAAGTCGATAGGATCTTAACAGAGTACCGTTGATTTCAATATCTTCACGTTCTCTTTATTtagatgtgtttttttttttttttttgctttgttATTAGGTTGTACCCGGGTACGCGCAAACACTATATTTTCATATCTGCTGCATTAGTAAATGAAGTAAATGAGCCGGTGATAATGTTGATACGAAGTTCTCTTCTAGGTCCCATTGATGCTGGTCTATCTTCTGTTCCTGATAATGGAAAACAAGGAAGCTCGTCTGTATGGATTTCGGGTAATGGATCCTGGCAGGATCCGATTATATGTGATGAAGATACTCAATTAGACCAACCAAATACAATTCAAGTATCCGAATGCAAAAAGAAGGATGATATTTTGTGCTCTCTAGATTTCTTAAGCTCTTTACAGTTATCAAATACGTCTGAAATATCTACACCTAATTTTGTATATAAAAGGACGATTCAAAAGAAAGGTAATAATAGTGACGCAACTGATGTCTCAACACCGAATCCAAGTCCTACACATACGGTTGTATACAAAAGAAGAAAGGTTCAGAGTGAGAATTCGAAATCGGGATCTGTTGACGGGGGGTCGGTTGGAAAAGATTTTATTGAAGACCCAAAATGCAAAGTAGAAAAATGTTCAAACTTACGGGCGGTAAACGAGAGTTGTTCATCATCAAAATCGAATCTTGATTTGCGTTCTGGTTCAACGAAACATCAACCGGATGATGCTGGTGAGTGTTCATCTTCAAGTGTAGAGATCATCGAGGGGTCAGAGTCATGCATTTCTTTTTTAAGGCAGCACGGCGTGCTCGAAAGAGAACTTTCTAGAAAATCGACGGGTTTTGAAAATAATAGTTTCTGTTTGAGGGCATGTAAAGTTTGTGATCGGTCAACGACAACTTTGAAGATGCTAATTTGTGATCTTTGTGAAGAGTCGTTTCATATGTCTTGCTGTAATCCTTTGATAAAGAAGGTTCCTGTTGGTGATTGGTTCTGCAATTCTTGTTCGAGAAAGAAACCGAAGATAATAAAGGCGGGTTCCAGGAAATCGAGCCGGGATTGTTTAGGTCCAATAGAATCTATGTTAAGAGATGCTGATCGTTATAAATCAAATGTTTGTATTGGTGAAGATTTTCAGGCTGAGGTTCCTGATTGGTCTGGCCCAGTTACCGAGTATGTTTTACTTTGAACTCTCATATTTATCTTAAGTAGGTTAATTGGGTTACGTTTTATGACTTTTATCTGATAGTCTAGTCAGCATAATAAAGGGGGCATATGAAgttacataaaataaaataataaagggGGCATATAAAGTTACATAAAAGTTTAGGCTATACAGTGAAGTCGTTGAAGTTTGGTAATCCTTAGGTTAAATGGTTGAGATCTGGTTTATTATAAACTTCATTGTGTTTCATGTTGTAGAGGGGACATATTGGGTGTAAGTTGGTTAGTGGGTCAAAATGGATTGGTTTGGTTGACCAGCTTCACGTTTGGATCTTTAATGTACTAAAATATTGCTTACAAAAACTACTATTAAAATATGATGATCTATCTTTCAATATTGTGATTTAGGAGGTTGTGAGCATTAGATTAAACTAAGAGTACAAAAAATGTTCTTAACAAATGTACCTCCTATTGTGTTAGAAGATGTGGTGTAACGCATACCAAATTCATTTTGCCCCAATCAAGGGACTCAACATagctgttattattaacattaatagttAATAATTAAATGTTCGATGTCAAATTTATACACCAACAATTCAAAAGTGCAACTGTTGTTAAATACCTCCTCTTTTGGAATGTTTTGTATttagaatatatttttatatacaaagtttaattattattgtttataATGAAATCACCAACCAAAACAGGTGTGTTGAGTCTCTAGATTGAGGCAACATAATCTGTTATAGGTTATACCGTATCTGTTCTAGCGCAAACAGGACGCATGTCTGTTTAACAACTATATGCTCTCTTTATTTTTTCATAAATACGCATGATATATATGTTTCCCATTATGAAGTTGTGTATTACGTGCTTCCAAGTCTATTAAATATTAATCAAAAGTTTTTTTGGTTCGACTAAGACGAATTTGGTATAAGATATAACACCTTTCTCCTTACCTTATTAACACTtgatacttttttttatatataaaatcacaTCACTTGTCAGTATGGACATTGGGTCTTTAGTTATGTCATTTTTTACATCGATTTAGTATGAATGATTCTCTTTTAAATTTCTCCATATCTTCAATCTTTATTGCATGCATTATGGTTTCTCTGCAACGTACCATTTTTACATTAATCTTTTGTCATAATTGTTACTGTGCCATTTCTGTTTTATAATGGCTTTTGAATCTTGATGCAGTGAACTAAATGATTACATTCAACTTATGGAAATAAGTTCTTCGGAGTGTGCTAGCTCTAGCTCTCAAGTAAGACTATTTGAATGTAAAGAACTAAATACTTTATTGTTTTGGTTGACAGCGGTGTAAATTTTTTGTGCGACATTTTTGTTAAGTCATTGCAGGACTGGGATTATAACAAACTTTCGAAACTCAGCTCTATTGGAAACTGGCTTCAATGTCAAGAAGTAATCGATGGTGATGGAAATATTTGTGGAAAATGGCGCAGGTTATTTCTTGTGTCAATTATTTTAGCGTTTTCATATTGGTATTGCATAGAAATGGCTATTTTCATCTATTCACATTGATTATTTGCggcattgttttatctatattagttttttttttttttgaaaagcaagctaATTTTATTGATAAGGAAATGATACAAAGAGGATTACAATACGAGTAACACTAATTTGAGCGAAACTGGAGGACCTATACTATACATAAAGTAAGAAACTAACAAGATGTAGAATACCCTAATTTCGGAGCAGTATTATCAAACTTAACATCAATCACCAATAACCATGCCATCTTTATCAAAGTCACCAAAACCAGCAGCAATCCATTGAGTCCTAAAATACTTGAACTCGTGTGGTTGCCATTGATCGATTGCTTCTTTTCCTGGAGGATTATGTTTATCCAAATaactttttagtttctttttttctGAATTCCGTAAGTTCCACCAGTCATCAAATTTATCATTTATAGATTCTTCAATTATAATCTCATCAGTATTACCATCAGTATTACCCTCATCATCTACTAATACATAAAAAGGATTGTTTGTTTCAATTCTGTCTTTGGAATATTTCTTATTATTACCTTCACCATCAATGCCCTTCCCTTTATCTCCTTTCCTCAAAACATTATGATTTTGACTTTTCTGGGACTCCACATTCCAATCTGTTTCCTCCACATCAATATTGtctttaataccataattattctTAACTGCATTTTGCTTGATACCTTTTGCTTCGGTTGACTGCCtttgacttttattattatcaaaattcaacTTCTGAAATACCCTTCCTTTCTTACCAACAACTTTAAAGCCGTCCTCAACATACTGGTTATTTAAATCAATTGTTTGACCATCATTGTTGATTTTCAAAGCGTATTTTAACACTTGTGCAGATACTTCATCTTCTGTTTTAggcctaattttacaagtattaaaaGAGTGGCCAAACACTTTACAATTAGTGCATGAAGGCGGTTTCCATTGATAGGTCACCTCAAGTTTACCCACTTTGGCTGGAAAAGAACCAATCACAAGATAGGAAAATTTGACAAAGCTAGGAAGGTCATCAGTTGCATTGACTTCAGTCAAAACTCTAGCAAACCCTAGTCTTCCACTTTTACTCAAACATCTCTCTGAAGTAACTTTGTCCATCAACATAGGCCTACCAATACCACTAACAAGTTTACCTATACTTCTGCCACTCCATAGTTCAATGGGAATATTGTGAATACAAATCCAAATTGGAACTTTTTCAAGTTCAATTGTTTCAAGCCAAACCCCAGGTTCCCACTGATTCACAAAAAAAGGAACATTATTAACTAACTATGGACCACTCTCAAGCACCTCCTTCATACCCTTTTCACTTTTAAATTTGCATAAATAAAATCCTGCAGCTGTTTTGACGATTTCTTTAAGGTCATACCTCCACCACATTCTCCTTAGATGGGCATTAACAACCCTATAATCCATAGAAGTTCCAATAAAATACCCATATAATTGAAGAGAAAATGCACTACCGCCCTTCTTAACCTCCTCAGCGGAGAAAACTACTCTCTTTTGACCATTAGACATTAAAACAGGTGGAATGAACTCCATTTTTAATTCCTCTTCATCTTTGTTTTGTTTTAAGAAGTCAGCAAAAGTGACGTTTGGATTTACCCATGCACTTGGGGTTTTAGTATCTGTATTGCCTTGCCCATCACTAGTCTCAACTCCCTCCATTGTTACAGATTTAATCCCAGAAACAACATTTTCATTATCACCACTATTATTATCCTGCATATTCATTAATGTTACATTGCTACCCAATGTAAATTGGGAGAAATCATCAGGAACAACAATTGACTCTCTAAAACCATCATTCTTAAATAACTTAACAGCATTCTCAGCAGCAGCCACTAGGTTTACATCAACCTCATTATAACTACCATCTTTTGAACTCTTAAAGAATACAACAGGACTAGCAGAAACAGTCGGCTTAGCAACAGAAATTGTTTCACCAATAGATTTAgcaataatatcatcattattaactaCAATATCATCAATAGAATGATCAGTTACAGCAGAATTCTTACCATACCCACCTTTCTTCCTGTTACCCTTGCGTTTTTTAATTACTTCAGGGAGTATTTTTTCATTAATAGGAATAGAAGAATCACCAGCATAAGGAACAAATTGAGCACTCTTCTTTTCTTTAAAAGGACCATCCCCAACATCAATCAGCTGGTTCACTTTACCCTTCCTCTTTCTAGTACTATAGGTTTTCAGAACCATCCCCTATGAATCATGATTATCATTTGAGCCACCAGTAGTAATTAAGTATGATCTCTGCTTGGGTGGATCCTGCATAGATCAATCACTTGTTACTTTAGTCCCAACAGCAGCCAATTTACCAGTCACGCCTTCATCCTCCTTGTCTGAAGATTCTAATGACGCGTGTATGCTCATCTGATCATCCATATGACACGAAGAATTACCGTCTTCATGTGCAGCCATATCCACTCTAGGCGATTGATTAGATCCAGTAGATTGATCGATGGATCTTCCTTCATGTTCATCATCTAACCCTATTTGCCTATTCCTCGAAACCCAAGGAAAAGTTTGCACCTTCTTTTTCTACTTCCCTCCTGACGTTTTCCCCATCttgaattttgatgatttctaatttatctatattagttttaaataggTAACCTAAAATGGAACGGTTCAAACATGTCGAAAGTCGCCGAATAGTACTTCCTAAATTGTTTAATATAATGTTTAGTTGATTATTATATAATGTACTCTAGTTGACATATTAACATTAAAGAGTTGCATAAAAATTCTAAATGTTTTCGGATAACAAGTGTTTCGTGGCAATTCAACCCAACCTGTACTAAATTACCCACTTTGACCTGTTACCCAACTTTAACGACCCAACCATTTTGCCATCTCTATAAAGTATCTACGTATCCTATTAACTACTAAATAAGCATGGTTGGCTACTCGTTTTTTTTCTCTATGTGGATCTTTCGTTCTTCTCCAATGGCCTATCACTGTATGTACGTTGGCTTCGTATTTATTTTACTATGTCATTATATGTCTAGCATACATATAAGTCCCCCCTCACTTCTTCACTTTTATGTTATACGGCAATCATTTTAGCTCAAAGTTCCGGTCTTTAAAAAAGTCTATATTGTCCAAAATATTTGTTGTTCATAGTTTTTTTAAATATGCGAATATATGTTCAGGGCTCCTCTGTTTGAAGTTCAAACTGATAAATGGGAGTGTTTCTGCTCTGTTCTCTGGGATCCAACCCATGCTGATTGTGCCGTCCCGCAGGTATGTCTTTAATGCCGTTTCTTTTCTTTGCTGCCAACTGTATATGTATTTACTAGGATTTTAGACCGGAGGAATTATTCATTTTATCTTTATTTAGTTCCAATTTTTTCCACTAGACAGTGTATTATTGTTAGAAGCTGATTAGCTAACTTGTTCCTCTATCTATGTGACTTTCTGTTGATACATTTTTAATCTTAATACCACAAGTGTATATACACTTGTATGCACTAGCCTTTATCCGTGTAATGCAATGGTGGTGACGGTGTAATAGAGAGGATGAAATTGAGAAGCAGTGTAGTATGTGTTTTGAGTAGGGTATAATGTTTGTCtctatgtgtgtgtgtgagagagagagagagagagagagagagagagagagagagagtttggTTATAATGGTGTGGATTATAAGAGTTTGAACAACTTGTTTTATTCATAGTAATTAGTAATATATGATAGATACTCATAcacactaatattaatgtttatgagGTGTGTTTTGTTTTAGATGCATTTGCGTAGGTCCCAGGTAGAAAAAGATAGCTTGTGTTATAAAAATAGGTTGCTCTGTACTTGAGGTAAAGCGAAATCTTCAAAAAAGTTAGCAGTTATCATTTGGAttgatttttaaattttatatCACAATGTAAATAtagaaatcgttttttttttttttttttcaatgtgtataatacatttattatacaactacatatataactataactatttaTTCTATAGCTACACTATATATAACCTTCCACATAGTATATATGCACCTGtatctatttatatgtatttagaCTATATATATGTACCGCTGCATATGTTGGTACCTATATATGTTCCTATGTATCTATGTAACATGTATTGGTGTTTGTATGTTTGTCTGTCTTGTTtctgtacctaggtatatatatttacgaatatatctatatgtatatatgtttaagcaTGAGTTTTTTTTATCCATGCTCATGTGTggtgcgtgtatatatatatatatatatatatatatatatatgtatatatatatatatatatgtatgtatttattttgtttgtcTGTATGTTTACTTGATTTAAATGGTTTTGTGCTCTGTATGATCCATGCTATTTGCCctactgttgtgcattactgctTTATGTGTTCTCTTTTTTGGTTACTGTGTATGGTTGCTTCTTGCTAGGAGCACATAACTCTTACATGTACGTATCTTTTGCCCTATCTTTTCGTTTTTATGAGCACTTCTGGCTGGAGGTccgtttggaagcaatctcttttgctctagagtagagggagggacgaccttatctaggcgcgggttctatacccgcgggtggagtagtgactttcttctaatctagggtacgaggaatgattgtctacacccacctctcccataccccacttttgtgggattgggtattgttgttgttgtgtaaaTATAGAAATCATCTAAAGCCTAGAATTTTTTTGTGAACATTAAAAAAAGATTTGAGGAGAAAATTGAAGTTTAATGAACTTCCATAATTAGAAATTAAGAAAGTTGGAAGATAAGGTCAGTTCATAAGACAGGAATATTTATTAAGCTAAATAAGAGATCAGAATGGAGGAAAAGATGGAGCTTTATCATTCGGAGCCCAGGTTATTGATGAACAGGATGATCAGGGTTGGGAGCAGATTACAAATTGTTTAAAGGGTTAATCATAGAAATCATCCTGTTTCATGGTCTGCAAAAGAGGTTTTCGAGTCAATCTGGAAAAGACTATGGCAATATATGTTGTATCTAGCAAGGTTTAGGCGGGCCATGTAACAGGGCCAAATGGGGTTTGGATGTTTGTACTTTGTACCACGAGTCAAAATGGAACTTGTTGTATCACCCCAATTTCCAGAGAGAATAGTTTATCTGTATTATACGGCTAAACTAGAATGCGCGATAAATGTTTAAAAAGGAAAACGGAATTTTGGAGCTACCGCGCAATTGCGAAGTGTTTCTTAAGAAAAATGGACATTTCAAGTTGGTAAAGTTTTAGTTGCTAATTTTGAATTGGTATGATCTCTCGAAGTAATTGCTTAATATATGATATGTGCAAATGTTGCAGCTAAACATGCATGAATTGCTTGACTATTGTTAATAGTATTGTGGTAGAATAGTTGTTGACCTAAAACTACGATGAATTCCTTTCATTGATTGTTTAAAGATGACAAATGTTGAAAGTGACCAACCGTGAGAAGCGAAATGTAAACTGAGTGTGTATATGGTACTTGACATGAGATGATAAGGGAAATAATGTCATTTGATTCAGGATAACTCATTTTTTGGAAAACCAAGTGAAAGGAAATTGTATGGGAAAGTTTACTTGATCGGAGAGAATGATTCCTTTTCTCGTGTCAAGTGTGTATGGATGAAAAATGTAGTTGAAACTGTAGGTATAGATTATGGAAGCACGATAAAATGGAAAAGTGGAGATGAGATAAAAATGTCTTATCTTATTTGTATGCATAATAAATTGTAAACTTATCATTTGATGTGAATGGTGATAGTTAAGATAGTTGTGTGTAATGTTTAGTAAATCATATATTACTTCAAAGTATAATGTGTACGTTGCTAGTGGAGTAAATTTTGTGGCAAAAGGTTGATAACCGGCAACTTCGACCAGTCCACAATCGGATGCCAATTCCACAATATTGGGGGCATACGTGACTCACTCGGCGGTTGTGGCTATGGGGGTGGTAGGGTTCGCACCCTTGACCTCTGCTTATTTGAAGCAAACTGCCCCCACCCATTACCAACTGAGCTACGCACCATTGGCGCTAGTGGAGTAAATAAAATTCGACATTTAAATATTGTATGGCCGGCAGTCGAAACTTATGGTAAGTATGATGATAGCGTAACCCACAATAAACAAGGGTGATGAATGAATTAATGAAGTTGCTAGTTCTATTTGTGAAATTTGTTAAGAGTGGAATAGTGTTAGGTGACGTATGAGAGGTGCTAAATAAGTAAGTAGATATGCATTGACATAAAACATGTAGAATAGTAACGTTGTTAATTTATATGTCCCTTGTCTATATGATTTGAATGATCATATGTGGTACTAAAAGTAGTTTTGATTGAACCCTACAATAGCCGGTGATGTATAACTGAAaatatgaactagtataatatcgTCATGCTTGGTCAACTTGATCATATTTGTACTAAGGCATGTGGAAGGTTCGAGACCACTAAGTAAGGTTCGGGACCAAAGATAGTTACTCATTATAAAGGATGTTAGAGGGTACTTATGCAATCAAGTAGGGATAAAGGTGATGAAATgagaaaatatattatattataaattgttAATTATGCTAAACAAAGTAGTTGAGTTGAGAAGAAAGGATTGGATAAGAATAAAGCAAATGAAAATAGCTGTTATAGTGGCATGAACTCGTAATTAAGTGGTAAGAACAACCTAAAGGAGTGATAGAGATAGAAAAAGTTAATTTAGAATGACTTTTAACGAGCTCAAGTAGGACAAGGTATTcgggaggtgattctcacacaccactttttgatccatgtacaatTTTGTCTCATAAACTCACAATTATACCCCTGGATTAATCTAGGGAGttaaacttttattattattctaagtataatataattaagggtataataggtaattaggtgtagatggatcaaaaagtggtgtgtgaggatcacctcccatTATGGATTAGAACGAAAGAAAATTTAAATTTAAGTAACACCAGTTTATCTAATCATGTAAAGTCGAAGGATATCTATATAGGTATATGCTTAAAATAGGAATAACAAAATGTAATATAGCAaggttaatgaattcatagtaaatTAAGAAGTATTAAAGAAATTCCAAGTATACCTAAAAGTTATAAAACCTATAATAGATAAGATGAGGAAATATGAACCCTAAAGTGTGCCTTATGAACCAAATTAGTGAATGGAAAAAGAGAATGAATTTGTAAAGTTAGTTTAGATCTAATTGTGATGTGAAGTAAATAATAACTATTAGGAAAAAAGATAATATGGTAAGTATGGGAAATGTTTAAAACGAATGTGCggaaaatgtttaagatgaaaaaACAGAATTTTTGGGCCACCTCGTGGTTGCGAagtgtttcttaaaaaaaaatgggCGAAATTAGGTTTAACATCTATTACCCAATATACCAACGAGCCCGTGGCTCAGTACTAGTTGCGAAGATGGGTCCCATATATGGAAAATTGGAAAGCCTTGCCAAATATTAGCACAGGTTCAATCCTCATTCCCGTCATATATGGGGTATCAGTGGAGGTATTTTACAAGCATCAAACTCAAACTCTTACTGGGCACGGTTGGTTAGGTGTCCTTGCCAATCCACACTTTTGCCAAATCTATTATCCAATACCTGATTATTgttagat
This genomic window from Rutidosis leptorrhynchoides isolate AG116_Rl617_1_P2 chromosome 2, CSIRO_AGI_Rlap_v1, whole genome shotgun sequence contains:
- the LOC139890636 gene encoding uncharacterized protein; this encodes MLIRSSLLGPIDAGLSSVPDNGKQGSSSVWISGNGSWQDPIICDEDTQLDQPNTIQVSECKKKDDILCSLDFLSSLQLSNTSEISTPNFVYKRTIQKKGNNSDATDVSTPNPSPTHTVVYKRRKVQSENSKSGSVDGGSVGKDFIEDPKCKVEKCSNLRAVNESCSSSKSNLDLRSGSTKHQPDDAGECSSSSVEIIEGSESCISFLRQHGVLERELSRKSTGFENNSFCLRACKVCDRSTTTLKMLICDLCEESFHMSCCNPLIKKVPVGDWFCNSCSRKKPKIIKAGSRKSSRDCLGPIESMLRDADRYKSNVCIGEDFQAEVPDWSGPVTDELNDYIQLMEISSSECASSSSQSLQDWDYNKLSKLSSIGNWLQCQEVIDGDGNICGKWRRAPLFEVQTDKWECFCSVLWDPTHADCAVPQEVDTDQVLKQLKYIEMLRPRLSTKRWKMRGKGVNQ